The following proteins are co-located in the Pseudomonas sp. ATCC 13867 genome:
- a CDS encoding MliC family protein has protein sequence MLRYVVPALALSLLAGCSSHSSGGAGGKASGWSRWTCDSQAEVIWRYVDASRSVVDLRLGEDDVVHHLEEEPGGSGAFYSDGLVGFSITGEQGLIYWVESNDLIGRGCKAR, from the coding sequence ATGCTGCGTTATGTTGTCCCGGCCCTCGCACTGTCACTGCTGGCGGGATGTTCGAGCCATTCGTCCGGTGGCGCCGGCGGCAAGGCGTCCGGCTGGAGTCGCTGGACCTGCGACAGCCAGGCTGAAGTCATCTGGCGTTACGTGGATGCCAGCAGGTCGGTGGTCGACCTTCGCCTGGGTGAGGATGACGTGGTTCATCACCTGGAGGAGGAACCCGGCGGATCCGGCGCTTTCTATAGTGACGGACTGGTCGGATTCAGCATTACCGGCGAGCAGGGATTGATCTACTGGGTCGAGAGCAACGATCTCATCGGCCGAGGTTGCAAGGCGCGCTGA
- a CDS encoding phosphoglycerate kinase: MTVLKMTDLDLQGKRVLIREDLNVPVKDGVVKSDARILASLPTIKLALEKGAAVMVCSHLGRPTEGEFSAENSLQPVADYLSKALGRTVPLVKDYLGGVDVKPGEVVLFENVRFNKGEKKNADELAQQYAALCDVFVMDAFGTAHRAEGSTHGVARFAKVAAAGPLLAAELEALGKALGNPARPMAAIVAGSKVSTKLDVLNSLALICDQLIVGGGIANTFLAAAGHKVGKSLYEADLVDTAKAIAAKVSVPLPVDVVVAKEFAETAVATVKDIADVADDDMILDIGPKTAAQFAELLKTSKTILWNGPVGVFEFDQFGEGTKTLAKAIAEGSAFSIAGGGDTLAAIDKYGIGEQISYISTGGGAFLEFVEGKVLPAVEVLEQRAKA; the protein is encoded by the coding sequence ATGACCGTGTTGAAGATGACCGACCTCGACCTCCAAGGTAAGCGCGTGCTGATCCGCGAAGACCTCAACGTTCCGGTGAAGGACGGTGTGGTCAAGAGCGACGCGCGCATCCTGGCCTCGCTGCCGACCATCAAGCTGGCCCTGGAGAAGGGCGCGGCGGTGATGGTCTGCTCGCACCTGGGCCGCCCGACCGAGGGCGAGTTCTCCGCGGAGAACAGCCTGCAGCCGGTCGCCGACTACCTGTCCAAGGCCCTGGGCCGCACCGTGCCGCTGGTCAAGGACTACCTGGGCGGCGTCGACGTGAAGCCGGGTGAAGTCGTGCTGTTCGAGAACGTGCGCTTCAACAAGGGCGAGAAGAAGAACGCCGACGAACTGGCCCAGCAATACGCCGCCTTGTGCGACGTGTTCGTCATGGACGCCTTCGGCACCGCCCACCGGGCCGAGGGTTCGACCCACGGCGTGGCCAGGTTCGCCAAGGTTGCCGCGGCCGGCCCGCTGCTGGCCGCCGAGCTGGAAGCCCTGGGCAAGGCCCTGGGCAACCCGGCGCGCCCGATGGCCGCCATCGTTGCCGGCTCCAAGGTGTCCACCAAGCTCGACGTGCTCAACAGCCTGGCGCTGATCTGCGACCAACTGATCGTCGGCGGCGGCATCGCCAACACCTTCCTCGCTGCGGCGGGCCACAAGGTCGGCAAGTCGCTGTACGAAGCCGACCTGGTCGATACCGCCAAGGCCATCGCCGCCAAGGTCAGCGTGCCGCTGCCGGTGGATGTCGTGGTTGCCAAGGAATTCGCCGAGACTGCCGTCGCCACCGTCAAGGACATCGCTGACGTGGCCGACGACGACATGATCCTGGACATCGGTCCGAAGACCGCCGCCCAGTTCGCCGAGCTGCTCAAGACCTCCAAGACCATCCTGTGGAACGGCCCGGTCGGCGTGTTCGAGTTCGACCAGTTCGGCGAAGGCACCAAAACCCTGGCCAAGGCCATCGCCGAAGGCTCCGCCTTCAGCATCGCCGGTGGTGGCGACACCCTGGCTGCCATCGACAAGTATGGCATCGGCGAGCAGATCTCCTACATTTCCACCGGTGGCGGCGCCTTCCTCGAGTTCGTCGAGGGCAAGGTCCTGCCGGCCGTCGAAGTGCTGGAGCAGCGCGCCAAGGCCTGA
- a CDS encoding ArsR/SmtB family transcription factor, which translates to MSLRLPEIRHDDCDQLAALCKAGGDPLRLNVLRALTNDSFGVLELAHIFGTRQSGMSHHLKVLAQAGLVATRREGNAIFYRRALPQAESLGGTLHGALLEEVDGLELPEDVSERIVSVHAQRAAVSRDYFARSAEKFQATQDLIAGLPQYRESVLALLDALSFAPGATALEVGPGDGGFIPELARRFNEVTALDNSEAMLDMARQRCASEGLNNVRLRLADALQDADDAADCVVLNMVLHHFAAPAEALKQLANLVKPGGSLLVTELCSHDQSWAREACGDLWLGFEQDDLARWADSAGLAPGESLYIGLRNGFQIQVRHFAKPDSRSVLTHR; encoded by the coding sequence ATGAGCCTGCGCCTGCCCGAAATCCGCCACGACGACTGCGACCAGCTGGCCGCCCTGTGCAAGGCCGGCGGCGATCCGCTGCGGCTGAACGTGCTGCGCGCCCTGACCAACGACTCGTTCGGCGTGCTGGAACTGGCGCATATCTTCGGCACCCGCCAGTCGGGCATGAGCCACCACTTGAAGGTGCTGGCCCAGGCCGGCCTGGTGGCCACCCGCCGCGAAGGCAACGCGATCTTCTATCGCCGCGCCCTGCCCCAGGCCGAGAGCCTTGGCGGCACGCTGCACGGCGCGCTGCTCGAAGAGGTCGACGGCCTGGAGCTGCCGGAGGATGTCAGCGAGCGCATTGTCAGCGTGCACGCCCAGCGCGCCGCCGTGAGCCGCGACTACTTCGCCCGCAGCGCGGAGAAGTTCCAGGCCACGCAGGACCTGATCGCGGGCCTTCCGCAATACCGCGAAAGCGTACTGGCGCTGCTCGACGCGCTGAGCTTCGCCCCCGGTGCCACGGCGCTGGAAGTCGGTCCCGGCGACGGCGGATTCATCCCCGAGCTGGCCCGGCGCTTCAATGAGGTCACCGCGCTGGACAACAGCGAGGCGATGCTCGACATGGCGCGGCAGCGTTGCGCCAGCGAAGGTTTGAACAACGTCCGGCTGCGGCTGGCCGATGCCCTGCAGGACGCCGACGACGCGGCGGACTGCGTGGTGCTGAACATGGTGCTGCATCATTTCGCGGCGCCGGCGGAAGCGCTGAAACAGCTGGCGAACCTGGTGAAACCCGGTGGCAGCCTGCTGGTGACGGAGCTCTGCAGCCACGACCAGAGTTGGGCCAGGGAGGCCTGTGGCGATCTCTGGCTGGGGTTCGAACAGGACGACCTGGCCCGTTGGGCCGATTCCGCGGGGCTCGCGCCCGGCGAAAGTTTGTACATTGGTTTACGTAATGGCTTTCAGATCCAGGTACGGCACTTCGCCAAACCGGATTCGCGAAGCGTCCTCACCCACCGGTAA
- the fba gene encoding class II fructose-bisphosphate aldolase (catalyzes the reversible aldol condensation of dihydroxyacetonephosphate and glyceraldehyde 3-phosphate in the Calvin cycle, glycolysis, and/or gluconeogenesis), whose translation MALISMRQMLDHAAEFGYGVPAFNVNNLEQMRAIMEAADKTDSPVIVQASAGARKYAGAPFLRHLILAAIEEFPHIPVCMHQDHGTSPDVCQRSIQLGFSSVMMDGSLKEDGKTPADYEYNVRVTQQTVAFAHACGVSVEGELGCLGSLETGMAGEEDGVGAEGVLDHSQLLTDPEEAADFVKQTQVDALAIAIGTSHGAYKFTKPPTGDILAIDRIKAIHARIPGTHLVMHGSSSVPQDWLAIINEFGGEIPETYGVPVEEIVEGIKYGVRKVNIDTDLRLASTGAIRRFLAKNPSEFDPRKYFAKTVEAMRDVCIARYEAFGTAGHASKIKPISLEGMFQRYAKGELEAKIN comes from the coding sequence ATGGCACTCATCAGCATGCGCCAAATGCTGGATCACGCCGCCGAGTTCGGCTATGGCGTTCCGGCCTTCAACGTCAACAACCTCGAGCAGATGCGCGCCATCATGGAAGCGGCCGACAAGACCGATTCTCCGGTGATCGTGCAGGCCTCCGCCGGTGCTCGCAAATACGCCGGTGCGCCCTTCCTGCGCCACCTGATCCTCGCGGCCATCGAAGAATTCCCGCACATCCCGGTGTGCATGCACCAGGACCACGGCACCAGCCCTGACGTCTGCCAGCGCTCCATCCAGCTGGGCTTCAGCTCGGTGATGATGGACGGCTCGCTGAAGGAAGACGGCAAGACCCCGGCCGACTACGAGTACAACGTCCGCGTGACCCAGCAGACCGTTGCCTTCGCCCACGCCTGCGGCGTGTCCGTGGAAGGTGAGCTGGGCTGCCTGGGCTCCCTGGAAACCGGCATGGCCGGCGAGGAAGACGGCGTTGGCGCGGAAGGCGTGCTGGACCACAGCCAGTTGCTGACCGACCCGGAAGAAGCCGCCGACTTCGTCAAGCAGACCCAGGTCGACGCCCTGGCCATCGCCATCGGCACCAGCCACGGCGCCTACAAGTTCACCAAGCCGCCGACCGGCGACATCCTCGCCATCGACCGCATCAAGGCGATCCATGCGCGCATTCCGGGTACCCACCTGGTGATGCACGGTTCGTCCTCCGTCCCGCAGGACTGGCTGGCGATCATCAACGAGTTCGGCGGCGAGATCCCGGAAACCTACGGCGTGCCGGTCGAGGAAATCGTCGAAGGCATCAAGTACGGCGTGCGCAAGGTCAACATCGACACCGACCTGCGCCTGGCCTCCACTGGCGCCATCCGTCGCTTCCTGGCGAAGAACCCCAGCGAGTTTGACCCGCGCAAATACTTCGCCAAGACCGTCGAAGCCATGCGCGATGTCTGCATCGCCCGCTACGAAGCCTTCGGCACCGCCGGCCACGCCTCCAAGATCAAGCCGATCTCCCTGGAAGGCATGTTCCAGCGTTACGCCAAGGGTGAGCTGGAAGCGAAGATCAACTGA
- the epd gene encoding erythrose-4-phosphate dehydrogenase, with the protein MSKRPYRVALNGYGRIGRCVFRALHERRAKADFSIVALNDLADLASLEYLTRFDSTHGRFPGEVSVADGCLHVGGDCVKVFREATPEAIDWRALDVDLVLECSGVYHTRADGERFLAAGAPRVLFSQPMASETDIDATVVFGINQQGLAGAERLVSNASCTTNCSVPLLKLLNEAVGIEYVSITTIHSAMNDQPVIDAYHHEDLRRTRSAFQSVIPVSTGLARGIERLLPELAGRIQAKAIRVPTVNVSALDITLQVSRDTSAEEINRVLRQAATEGPLKGLLAYTELPHASCDFNHDPHSAIVDGSQTRVSGPRLVNVLAWFDNEWGFANRMLDTAGHFLRVAATER; encoded by the coding sequence ATGTCCAAGCGCCCTTACCGAGTTGCCCTCAACGGCTACGGCCGCATCGGCCGCTGTGTGTTCCGTGCCCTGCACGAGCGCCGCGCGAAGGCTGATTTCTCCATCGTCGCGCTGAACGACCTGGCCGACCTCGCCAGCCTGGAATACCTGACCCGCTTCGACTCCACCCACGGCCGCTTCCCCGGCGAAGTGAGCGTGGCCGACGGCTGCCTGCACGTCGGCGGCGATTGCGTGAAGGTGTTCCGCGAGGCGACGCCCGAAGCCATCGACTGGCGCGCGCTGGACGTTGACCTGGTGCTGGAGTGCTCCGGCGTCTACCACACCCGTGCCGATGGCGAACGCTTCCTGGCCGCCGGTGCGCCGCGCGTGCTGTTCTCCCAGCCGATGGCCAGCGAGACGGACATCGATGCCACCGTGGTCTTCGGCATCAACCAGCAGGGCCTGGCCGGCGCCGAGAGGCTGGTCTCCAACGCCTCCTGCACCACCAACTGCAGCGTGCCGCTGCTCAAGCTGCTGAACGAGGCCGTGGGCATCGAGTACGTCTCGATCACCACCATCCACTCGGCGATGAACGACCAGCCGGTGATCGACGCCTATCACCACGAAGACCTGCGCCGCACGCGCTCGGCCTTCCAGTCGGTGATCCCGGTGTCCACGGGGCTGGCGCGGGGCATCGAGCGCCTGCTGCCGGAACTCGCCGGGCGAATCCAGGCCAAAGCCATTCGGGTGCCGACGGTGAACGTCTCGGCGCTGGACATCACCCTGCAGGTCTCCCGCGACACGTCCGCCGAGGAGATCAACCGCGTGCTGCGCCAGGCCGCCACCGAAGGCCCGCTGAAAGGTCTGCTGGCGTATACCGAATTGCCCCACGCCAGCTGCGATTTCAACCACGACCCGCACTCGGCCATCGTCGATGGCAGCCAGACCCGCGTTTCCGGCCCCCGGCTGGTGAACGTGCTGGCCTGGTTCGACAACGAGTGGGGGTTCGCCAACCGCATGCTCGACACCGCAGGGCATTTCCTGCGGGTCGCCGCTACCGAACGTTAA
- the metK gene encoding methionine adenosyltransferase → MSEYSIFTSESVSEGHPDKIADQISDAVLDAIIAKDKYARVACETLVKTGVAIIAGEVTTSAWVDLEELVRKVIIDIGYNSSEVGFDGATCGVLNIIGKQSVDINQGVDRAKPEDQGAGDQGLMFGYASNETDVLMPAPICFSHRLVERQAEARKSGLLPWLRPDAKSQVTCRYEGGKVVGIDAIVLSTQHNPEVSYKDLREGVMELIIKHVLPAELLHKDTQFHINPTGNFVIGGPVGDCGLTGRKIIVDSYGGMARHGGGAFSGKDPSKVDRSAAYAGRYVAKNIVAAGLAERCEIQVSYAIGVAQPTSISVNTFGTGKISDEKIVQLVREHFDLRPYAITTMLDLLHPMYQPTAAYGHFGRNPFEMTYGEDTFTAFTWERTDKAAALRDAAGL, encoded by the coding sequence ATGAGCGAATACTCGATCTTCACCTCTGAATCCGTCTCCGAAGGCCATCCGGACAAGATCGCGGACCAGATTTCCGATGCGGTGCTCGACGCCATCATCGCCAAGGACAAGTACGCCCGCGTGGCCTGCGAAACCCTGGTGAAGACCGGTGTGGCGATCATCGCCGGCGAAGTCACCACCTCCGCCTGGGTCGACCTGGAAGAGCTGGTGCGCAAGGTCATCATCGACATCGGCTACAACAGCTCCGAAGTCGGCTTCGACGGCGCCACCTGCGGCGTGCTGAACATCATCGGCAAGCAGTCGGTGGACATCAACCAGGGCGTCGACCGCGCCAAGCCGGAAGACCAGGGCGCCGGCGACCAGGGCCTGATGTTCGGCTACGCCAGCAACGAAACCGACGTGCTGATGCCCGCGCCGATCTGCTTCTCCCACCGGCTGGTGGAGCGCCAGGCCGAAGCCCGCAAGTCCGGCCTGCTGCCGTGGCTGCGCCCGGATGCGAAATCCCAGGTCACCTGCCGCTACGAAGGCGGCAAGGTCGTCGGCATCGACGCCATCGTCCTGTCCACCCAGCACAACCCGGAGGTCAGCTACAAGGACCTGCGCGAAGGCGTGATGGAGCTGATCATCAAGCACGTGCTGCCGGCCGAGCTGCTGCACAAGGACACCCAGTTCCACATCAACCCGACCGGCAACTTCGTGATCGGCGGCCCGGTGGGCGACTGCGGCCTGACCGGCCGCAAGATCATCGTCGACTCCTACGGCGGCATGGCCCGTCACGGCGGCGGCGCGTTCTCCGGCAAGGACCCGTCCAAGGTCGACCGTTCCGCTGCCTACGCCGGTCGCTACGTGGCCAAGAACATCGTTGCCGCCGGCCTGGCCGAGCGTTGCGAGATCCAGGTGTCCTACGCCATCGGCGTGGCCCAGCCGACCTCCATCTCGGTCAACACCTTCGGTACCGGCAAGATCAGCGACGAGAAGATCGTCCAGCTGGTCCGCGAGCACTTCGACCTGCGTCCGTACGCGATCACCACGATGCTTGACCTGCTGCACCCGATGTACCAGCCGACCGCGGCCTACGGCCACTTCGGTCGCAACCCGTTCGAAATGACCTACGGCGAGGACACCTTCACCGCCTTCACCTGGGAGCGCACCGACAAGGCCGCCGCCCTGCGTGACGCCGCCGGCCTGTAA
- a CDS encoding YgjP-like metallopeptidase domain-containing protein — translation MQPLRYLQAYPQQLQDQVRQLIEQDRLAQYLERRYPGRHDVQSDKALYSYAMDLKQQFMRTAPAVDKVLYDNKLDVVQRALGLNTAISRVQGGKLKAKKEIRVASLFKDAAPEFLQMIVVHELAHLKERDHGKAFYQLCEHMLPGYHQLEFDLRVYLTWRDLPQ, via the coding sequence ATGCAACCGCTCCGTTATCTCCAGGCCTACCCGCAGCAGCTTCAGGACCAGGTGCGCCAGCTCATCGAGCAGGACCGTCTCGCCCAGTACCTGGAGCGTCGCTATCCCGGTCGCCATGACGTGCAGAGTGACAAGGCGCTCTACAGCTATGCGATGGACCTCAAGCAGCAGTTCATGCGCACCGCGCCGGCGGTGGACAAGGTGCTCTACGACAACAAGCTGGACGTGGTGCAGCGCGCCCTCGGCCTGAACACGGCGATCTCGCGGGTGCAGGGCGGCAAGCTCAAGGCGAAGAAGGAAATCCGTGTCGCCTCGCTGTTCAAGGATGCGGCTCCCGAGTTCCTGCAGATGATCGTGGTCCACGAACTCGCGCACCTGAAGGAGCGTGACCACGGCAAGGCCTTCTATCAGCTCTGCGAGCACATGCTGCCGGGCTACCACCAACTGGAGTTCGACCTGCGCGTCTACCTGACCTGGCGCGATCTGCCTCAGTAG
- the tkt gene encoding transketolase: MPSRRERANAIRALSMDAVQKANSGHPGAPMGMADIAEVLWRDYLKHNPGNPQWADRDRFVLSNGHGSMLIYSLLHLTGYDVTVDDLKNFRQLNSRTPGHPEYGYTAGVETTTGPLGQGIANAVGMALAEKVLGAQFNRDGHAIVDHYTYAFLGDGCMMEGISHEVASLAGTLRLNKLVAFYDDNGISIDGEVEGWFTDDTPKRFEAYGWQVIRNVDGHDADEIKTAIETARKSDAPTLICCKTVIGFGSPNKQGKEECHGAPLGNDEIAATRAALGWNHGPFEVPAEIYAEWSAKEAGASHESEWNQRFAAYQAAHPELAAEFLRRVAGELPADFAEKAAAYVADVATKGETIASRKASQNALNAFGPLLPEFLGGSADLAGSNLTLWKGCKGVSAADASGNYMFYGVREFGMSAIMNGVALHGGFIPYGATFLIFMEYARNAVRMSALMKQRVLYVFTHDSIGLGEDGPTHQPIEQLASLRLTPNLDTWRPADAVESAVAWKYAIERADGPSALVFSRQNLPHQPRDAGQLADVARGGYVLKDCDGEPELILIATGSEVGLAVQAFDKLSAEGRKVRVVSMPSTSVFDQQDAGYKQAVLPVQVGARIAIEAAHADYWYKYVGLEGRVIGMTTFGESAPAAALFEHFGFTVENLLEVAAELLDA, from the coding sequence ATGCCCAGCCGTCGTGAGCGAGCCAATGCCATCCGCGCACTGAGCATGGACGCCGTGCAGAAAGCCAACAGCGGCCATCCAGGCGCCCCGATGGGCATGGCGGATATCGCCGAAGTGCTCTGGCGCGACTACCTCAAGCACAACCCGGGCAACCCGCAATGGGCCGATCGCGACCGCTTCGTGCTGTCCAACGGCCACGGCTCGATGCTGATCTACTCGCTGCTGCACCTCACCGGCTACGACGTCACCGTCGATGACCTGAAGAATTTCCGTCAGCTCAACTCGCGCACCCCGGGCCACCCGGAATACGGCTACACCGCTGGCGTCGAGACCACCACCGGCCCGCTGGGCCAGGGCATCGCCAACGCCGTGGGCATGGCGCTGGCCGAGAAGGTGCTGGGCGCGCAGTTCAACCGCGACGGTCATGCCATCGTCGACCACTACACCTACGCCTTCCTGGGCGACGGCTGCATGATGGAGGGCATCTCCCACGAGGTGGCTTCGCTGGCCGGCACCCTGCGCCTGAACAAGCTGGTCGCCTTCTACGACGACAACGGCATCTCCATCGACGGCGAAGTCGAAGGCTGGTTCACCGACGACACCCCCAAGCGCTTCGAAGCCTACGGCTGGCAGGTGATCCGCAATGTCGACGGGCATGACGCCGACGAGATCAAGACCGCCATCGAAACCGCCCGCAAGAGCGACGCCCCGACCCTGATCTGCTGCAAGACCGTGATCGGCTTCGGTTCGCCGAACAAGCAGGGCAAGGAAGAGTGCCACGGCGCTCCGCTGGGCAACGACGAAATCGCCGCCACCCGCGCCGCGCTGGGCTGGAACCACGGTCCCTTCGAAGTCCCGGCCGAGATCTACGCCGAGTGGAGCGCCAAGGAAGCCGGCGCCAGCCACGAGAGCGAATGGAACCAGCGCTTCGCCGCCTACCAGGCCGCGCACCCGGAACTGGCTGCCGAGTTCCTGCGCCGTGTCGCCGGCGAGCTGCCGGCCGACTTCGCCGAGAAGGCCGCGGCCTATGTCGCCGACGTTGCCACCAAGGGTGAGACCATCGCCAGCCGCAAGGCCAGCCAGAACGCGCTGAACGCCTTCGGCCCGCTGCTGCCGGAGTTTCTCGGCGGCTCGGCCGACCTGGCCGGCTCCAACCTGACCCTGTGGAAGGGCTGCAAGGGCGTGAGCGCCGCCGACGCCAGCGGCAACTACATGTTCTACGGTGTGCGCGAGTTCGGCATGAGCGCCATCATGAACGGCGTCGCCCTGCACGGCGGCTTCATTCCCTACGGCGCGACCTTCCTGATCTTCATGGAATACGCCCGCAACGCGGTGCGCATGTCCGCCCTGATGAAGCAGCGCGTGCTGTACGTGTTCACCCACGACTCCATCGGTCTGGGCGAAGACGGCCCGACCCACCAGCCGATCGAGCAACTGGCCAGCCTGCGCCTGACCCCGAACCTGGACACCTGGCGCCCGGCCGATGCCGTGGAATCCGCGGTGGCCTGGAAGTACGCCATCGAGCGCGCCGACGGTCCGTCCGCTCTGGTGTTCTCCCGCCAGAACCTGCCGCACCAGCCCCGCGACGCCGGCCAGCTGGCGGATGTCGCCCGTGGTGGCTACGTGCTCAAGGACTGCGACGGCGAGCCGGAACTGATCCTGATCGCCACCGGCTCCGAAGTCGGCCTGGCCGTGCAGGCCTTCGACAAGCTCAGCGCCGAAGGTCGCAAGGTGCGCGTGGTTTCCATGCCGTCCACCAGCGTCTTCGACCAGCAGGACGCCGGCTACAAGCAGGCCGTACTGCCGGTGCAGGTCGGTGCGCGCATCGCCATCGAAGCCGCCCACGCCGACTACTGGTACAAGTACGTGGGTCTGGAAGGCCGCGTGATCGGCATGACCACCTTCGGCGAATCGGCCCCGGCCGCCGCCCTCTTCGAGCACTTCGGCTTCACCGTCGAAAACCTGCTGGAAGTGGCTGCCGAGCTGCTCGACGCCTGA
- a CDS encoding class I SAM-dependent methyltransferase: protein MTDVHGSARDGYAREAKAYAHGRPDYPDELLGWLGEALEIAPGKAVADLGAGTGKFTALLLRTGAQVTAIEPVAAMREQLSATLPAVKALNGTAQAIPLETGSLDALTCAQAFHWFADERSLAEIHRVLRPGGHLGLVWNVRDERVDWVAEVARIVERYEGSTPRFHTGEWRRAFAGARFAPLRLREFNYQHIGPPEQVIVSRVLSVSFIAALPDEQKQRVAEQLRELIASHPALKDCAEVAFPYRTEAYSTCALD, encoded by the coding sequence ATGACGGATGTACATGGCAGTGCGCGGGATGGCTATGCCCGTGAAGCGAAAGCCTATGCCCACGGGCGTCCGGACTATCCGGATGAGCTGTTGGGCTGGCTGGGCGAGGCCCTGGAGATCGCTCCCGGCAAGGCGGTGGCCGATCTCGGTGCGGGGACTGGGAAGTTCACCGCCTTGCTGCTGCGCACGGGGGCGCAGGTCACGGCGATCGAGCCGGTGGCGGCGATGCGTGAGCAATTGAGCGCGACCCTGCCGGCGGTGAAGGCGCTCAACGGTACCGCCCAGGCGATCCCCCTGGAGACGGGGAGCCTGGATGCGCTGACCTGCGCCCAGGCTTTCCACTGGTTCGCGGACGAGCGGTCGCTGGCCGAGATCCATCGGGTGCTGCGCCCGGGCGGTCATCTCGGTCTGGTCTGGAACGTCCGTGACGAGCGGGTCGACTGGGTGGCCGAGGTGGCCCGCATCGTCGAACGCTACGAGGGCAGTACGCCGCGCTTCCACACCGGCGAATGGCGACGCGCCTTTGCAGGCGCGCGATTCGCGCCGTTGCGCCTGCGCGAGTTCAACTACCAGCACATCGGCCCGCCGGAACAGGTGATCGTTTCGCGTGTCCTGTCGGTCAGCTTCATCGCCGCGTTGCCGGATGAGCAGAAACAACGGGTGGCCGAGCAACTGCGAGAGCTGATTGCCAGCCATCCGGCATTGAAAGATTGCGCGGAGGTCGCGTTCCCGTACCGCACCGAAGCCTATAGCACCTGCGCGCTGGATTGA